From the genome of Solanum pennellii chromosome 6, SPENNV200:
CATCAAATTACGTTCATATTTCCAACAAAATAAAACCAACgcaaagtgaattttttttaatgaaaaattgcaAAATCTCATTGTATGAGACTCATTTAATTAGCATATTAATAATCTTTTTGCGGATAAGATTAAATTTTAATCCAATCCGTTGGAAGATactctctaaaattgattttttcatatatagcaCTACTAATTATAGCTCCTACTTTATAATTAAGATATTGTTTAACCAAATATGCATAAGAGTTGTTTGTTTATACATAGTTATTATCTAATAACTCATGTATCAACGTAATTTTATCTGATATGTAAATTTAGTAAGTTCATAGTTTGTTTAATTAAACTTCTTGGCAAGAGcaattaagaaatattaaacattgttaaatttaatttcatgcAAATTAATCAGAGTGTTCGCATAAGAATTGGCTCTTCTACCGGGTTCCAATACGTTCACTGAGATATCGCGTGCTTAAACTTCCTAAAAGCGTATTACAATACTTTTTTAAGGATTATGTATAGGTCCACTTATTATTTAGGTTCacctattaattatgattaagtgggaaaatgaaaatatacTGAGTTAAATATTAATggttgtaatttatttttttaaaacaataccAATTAGATTGTAATTCAAAAATCTTATTATTAGGATTAACTATATGAATCATTGTTAGCAACTTCCGTTTCTTTCTTTGTGGTTTTTTTCGATTCTTTCAGTCGGTGTTTGATATTCGTATTTAAATTTAACTATCACAAATTCGTGCAGCGTAGGGCCCCATTTAGAAAGAAACGCTCCCtacaattttttgatttttcaccCGGTATTCGATACCTGTATTAGAACCTGACTATTTCAAATTTGCACAGCGTAGCGCCCGATTTGGGGAGAAATGCTTAGAACCTGTTCGCGCAAACATAGAGCCTCATTTAGGAAGAAACATTCCCTACAAAGAATTTTTCCAAACCTTTCAATTAGAAAGAAGCAATCTCATCCACTGTACCATATTCATTAATGATATGACAACTTCGATTTCGTTTGAGCTTGTTTCATTTTCCCttctaataattttatcttatatttggAAGTATGATCATAGTTTGATGGTCATATTATCcatgaaggaaaaaaagaatatctaaaacgtaataaattattttggatAAACTTTACCATTTCATTGCATATGGACTGAGAGTGGAAATTAGTATATATTCTAACTATGCAATTAATTAGTGCATAATTTTGTTGCATACATTTATTgcttatttgaaatataaaaagtcCCATCCTATAATAATGAATTACACAACAAAGGCCAGTCAACAATTCTAATAACAAATTATAGAACCATTCGTTTCTACTTTCTATactatacataataataaattctttgaccaattaaaataataatatcctGACAAATATGTAAACATAAGCAAATTGGTTACTAGTAAATTTTAGTTTACTAGAATAatagttttgtttatttaaagttaaaacaaaattttagttttgacTAAGAATATTTTAAAGTCTTAATACGATCATATGTATAAATTAAAAGATACTATTAACAGGTAATCAAATATTGTTTTGTCTTTGGTAGctaattaaaagttaaattattcatatattaaattttgtatgaataaTATCTTTTGCTATGCATAGACATTAAAATTTTGcggactctacaagatgcgttCAATTCGAATTGGGACTCTATAAATTGTGTTGAACGATTATTAGAGGCTATtcaaccctaaatcctaatttatgcctatataaaggtacctaaattctcttaaaaggAATCTCGGAAATTCcacaaagagatcaagatctcgaatgctcgcaaattgatggattattcatatagagaagtcaaatctaaatcatcctagttcgagaaatacacTACAAACGGCCCTCGAATCAGGGATAAATCTTAGAGAATAGAATCAAGGAAGGAACAGATTTGTGCTCACGATCTCgatgaataaaatcatgtttctttatattttatttgtatagtttatttattttccatatgtttaaaatttattacaaacactatgtattaaatttatttgtttagaaATATTTCTTcacattattaaattaatatatgagaaaatttattaaaatatttcaaaagcaACTCTTcttttatatacattatatatagtCATCATACACATAGAGGAGAAAAAGTTTTTTGAGTAGTTTTGTTTGGTATAAACAAATTGTTGTAAGAGAAtagtttttcattttatttaagaaatagTTTTTATCATGAAAATTCTTTTTCGCTTTTGGAGTTGTAATTAAGCTCATTCAAACATCTAagattcaaaaaagaaattatagaaaaatataatcaaacataattcaatttaattttaatattaaaaatttaaataaaatgaaaaatatttatccaAACAACTATTAAGAATTAGATGGATTGAACTATGGTTATTTgactcattttcatttgagtttctcaactcaaataatttaagtgaatTATtggccaattttttttattgaatcaaTTCATTGTAACCCATTCAAATTCAATCCACTCATGACTCAACCATCCATCTAATGCCACTAgtttaaactataaaaaataaaataaatacacaaaaaaCACTAGTTCAAACTCCACTACTACTTATGTGCAATGTGTACTATTTTTTAccttaaatattcaagaatgaTTGATGCATTTCAGATTTGCAACCAATGATAGGCCTTTTGCTTCTTTAGTTTCCCACAATacattttccttataatttttagttttccaCTCTGTGTTCGAAGCTCGCATTAAAATTGTGATTGAATTTAGGTTGCATACCGTATGATTTATTTGAGAGTGATCCtcccaataaaaaataatcatatccAAAGCTcgaatataaaatttatcattaaagaaaaaaggaaaaaacgaCGAATAACTCCCGAACTAgtgtaaatggtatgcagacACCCTCCGTTATATTTTTGGACATTGTTGCCCCTGCTATCCTAAAACTAGAgtatatataccctttatactaacAAATATATACGTCTCATAATTTTATCCActgattcaatattttttaaatattgaatcgATGGATGAGATTATATCATGTGGTCCTATTTAGTGTTCAGTTAGAGCTAATGACATATATGTTCTAGTTTTTGAACGGCAAAGGTACCGAaatcccaaaagtatgacgaagAGATTTGcgtaccatttacgatagttcaaatatgataactaaaaaaaatcaattaatttatttgccCCCTTCAATTGTCCTTTCTACCCTGTTTTGGATACCCTTGTACCCCAGTCATTTTAGAAGTTTCCATGCATCCAGTGTTTCAGTCCCAAAAtccaaaataatgaaatatcatAGAAGCTTTCTCAAAGAAAATGTGaccaaaattttcatattatataataatatactacCATAACACGCTCTATATCAAAGTCAAATAAAATAGGACGACTTATTCATCCCACttgcatttttcaaatttacattatatataagCCTTATATTATGCATGGAAAATAATATAGACAATCACAAGCTCATTTCCTTGTTTGGTTTCATTGACACATTTTGTCAAACACCTTGTAAGCAATAAAAATTGACACCAAACTGATCAAATTTCATCGGATTTAGTAGAACAGCTATGGTTACTTGCGGAATTGACTGGAAATCTGTTCTGCCAAACTGTTTTAAGGGCAATAATGTTCGTTCGGAGGCGAAGGTGATGGAGAACAGTAAACAGATGAATTCTGATCATCATAGATTAGCTTTTTCTGATATAAGTACTGATTCTAGATCAGTACTTATATCATTGGATGATCTTTCATCGAACGCTGTCATTGGTTCAAATCTTCATGTATTCACATATGAGGAACTTAAACTCATCACTAGTGATTTCTCCTCAGCTAATTTTCTCGGTAAAGGTGGATTTGGACCCGTTCACAAGGGGTTTATTGATGACAAGATTAAGCCTGGTTTGGATGCTCAACCTGTTGCTGTTAAATTGCTTGATTTGGATGGAAATCAGGGCCATCAAGAATGGCTGGTGAGCAATTTTTTTTGGCctgaaaattgattttttggtTGTAACTACTGTTTCTGATTAGTAGTAATAGTTTTAGAATTGTTGAATTTTCAGACTGAAGTGGTTTTTTTGGGGCAATTGAGGCATCATCATCTAGTGAAGTTGATTGGATATTGCTGGGAGGAGGAGCAGAGACTTCTCGTTTACGAGTATATGGCAAGGGGAAACCTCGAGGATCAACTATTTTCGAGTAAGCATTGATATTCTTGTGTATGAATAATCTCCGCgaataatatgatttttcttcGTATGATCACTATTGTCGAttgtaaaatgaacaaaaactTTTGGCCCCGTTCTGTTTCTGATTTTTCATGTGATGTATCAAAACAGGATATTCGAGTTGTTTGCCATGGTTGAACAGAATAAAAATTATGGTTGGTGCTGCAAAGGGACTGGCTTTCCTTCACGGAGAAGAAAAACCAGTAATCTACCGCGATTTTAAGGCTTCTAACATCCTCTTAGACTCGGTAAGTTATCTACGAAGTATTGTTTTGACATTGAAAAGTTCAACACCTTTTTCATGATGAAGTAAAAGCCAGAAACTTATAATGCTATGAATTATCAGGATTACAGGGCCAAACTATCTGATTTTGGGCTAGCAAAGGATGGACCGGAAGGCGATGACACACATGTCTCGACTCGTGTGATGGGCACTCATGGCTATGCTGCTCCGGAGTACATCATGACTGGTAATTTTGATGTTATGTGTCTCATTTATCGCGTTTACTTCTTATTAGTCCCACTTATCACGAATACTTAAAACTTCCGTTTTCTTTAAACAGGTCATTTAACAAGCAAGAGCGATGTATACAGCTTCGGAGTAGTTTTGTTAGAACTTATAACAGGACGACGAGCCATGGACAAGAAACGCCCCCTCAAAGAGCGAATCTTGGTGGATTGGGCAAGACCAATGCTAAGGGATCCACACAAGCTTGACAGAATAATGGACCCACGGCTTGAAGGTCAGTACTCGACACAAGGAGCCAAGAAGGTAGCTGCATTGGCTTATCAATGCTTAAGCCACCAGCCCAGGTCTAGGCCTACTATGAGCAACATAGTGAAGATCTTGGAACCAGTCTTGGACATGAAGGATATACCAATGGGCCCATTTGTTTACGTCGTCCCCTCCTCAAAACCTGACAAGGGAACGGAAATTGGTGAATTGAAGACTAAAGTGAACGATGAAAACAAGGCGGATGTAAGGGAAAACGAAGTAGATAATGCAGGGGAAAGCAGAGAGGATGGTAATGCTAAGCAACGGAGAGTCGGACACAGGTATAAACACAGGCTAAAGACTGATGCTTCTGTTTACTCAGATACTCATTTGTATCACAAAACTGTAAAGCATGAGAGAACAAACAAACTAAATTCTTGTTGATCAATCGCAACGAAGAGAAGAAAGGGAAAAGAGATTTAAAATGTAAAACATATGTGAATTAGATAGTATAATTAAGTACTccaaatgtatttttttgttaagtCAGTTTACATTTTAGTCTCagttttggaaaaaaaaaatccttttagTGTTTTCGTTTTTGTTGTTGAAAGCAATGTACATAGAAGATTCTTATGACTTTTATCAGTTGTAAAAAGTTGTTTGAACAAGAAAAAGTTATATTATGAAAACGAAAAGAAtcattcttctcttctctttgttTTATTCTTCCATGTGGTCCTAATAATTGTCAAAGTCTAACAGTGTGAGGGTTGGTGAGATATTAATAACACTAGTGGTTCAATAAAATTAGTGATTTAAAGCCAAATTTTAATAAGAAGTCTTATCCAGATGGATATACTTTTACCTGTGCCTTAATACAGACAATTTAAtcaacggaaaagggcctaaaatatctttgaagtattgaaaatggtacaaaattaacCTCCATCctcctattggctccaaaatgcccttttcatccacctattggctctaaaatacccttgtcatccacctttaggttcaaaattgaccacttatttaacggtttcaactttaaactatttcaatattcttttaaaatacttggcgctcaactattggatataatttaatttattaatataatttataaaccacccactacccacccattactaattaaaccccactcaattaataaaccaattctaatatcaaaatcgtcctAAACAATACTAAAACATGATGAAATTATAGactcctgaaaatgacattcaaaattattcgagtccgaattgaaactccaattaaatttagattgagccgcttatttaggaagACAATTTCAATGAGATTCTCTTTCAagcttgaatttaaattttatgattaaaagtaaagaagtagtacatcctgtattaattcatgcacttttttcaatataattttataaatatttgttatttgtttGAAATActtaaactttaatatattccttttaaaaaaaaattacctattaagtaacatcacataattgagacgaatgaataattaagatgaacatagtcaaacttttaagtttatcggtaatttttaattagaaatttaattataatatgttttgattgagtatttgaatgtatgataatctacttctatagatattttctcctcaaatttttagaaatactCATTGGCAGTAGTTTTTCagttgttgcattagtaatggggcggatttattaattgggtgtggtttaattagtaatgggtgggtagtagattgatttataaattatattaataagttaaattataacaaaagtTGAGTGTCatgtatcaaaaaaaatattttaaatagtttaaatttaaaatcgagtggtcaattttgaactcaaaggtggatgagaagggtattttggaaccaataggtggatgagaagggtattttggagccaatagatggaTGGAGGGTACTTTcataccatttccaatactttaaggatattttaaacACTTTTCTGTTTAATTAATCAATCGCAAAATGCATTGGCTAAGGAGGTATATTAAGTCTGACctttccattttttattttttattttaaatacaagTGTCTCTTATGTCAGTTTTGCAATAACTTGCGTTTTAAAATGAAAGAGCTTATTCAACGAGTTTTTATGTTAATCTTatcaataattataaattatatatataatatggtCTGATTAGGGACAAGTTCTGTGATCTCAGGATCTTCACAAGGACAAAACCAGATACATATTAACATAATGACATGgctatttatattatattaagtggTCCTGATTTATGATTCCttcttatattataaaaaaaaaacaataaaatcagTAGTGACAATTAACATGTTCTATAATGTCCAAAATAAGAGTTCTTTTGGATGGGCTTATTTTGGaggtttttaattcaataatttgtaGACACttttatagtgtttatagtaaataaaaataataattttaagcacttattttaagttaattaaataatcttACTCCTATAGGCTTTCTAAAGGCTCACACGGATCGATTTGAGAACTTGTCAAAGttacattttcttaaaaatacttgatgattaatatgaatattttgatgGATTGTCTTTAGTTTTGGAAATGATtttagataataaataattaatatttttgttccttttgaTTCGAGATGAGTTGAagagaaaattataatttaatttattcattcattcatttttaaaatgacctttttaattcatttatttgattttcttcaaaACCAAAAAATGGAAGTGACAAAGCCCATGTGATATTTCCAAGCTCTAAGCTGTACTTGATTCAAAAACAAGTTACACTTCGAATTTTAACTTTCTTATCACGTACGTtgatttcaagttcaaatcccaTGATACTCTCCCCACCCCTTTTAAGGCACAAGTGGAGTATATTTCACGAACGTGAGATGATTTAGACATATAAAAAAAGATGTAcaatgttttaataaaaaaaatatgaaaagttaattATAGATTGTGTAAAAAAAGGAGGTAACCGAATAAATATTTGGGAAATGTTATTAGAAACAACATGATCGCATACCTGCAACTTATCGAGGATAGTACCCtagatgaaaaaatatgaaGGTCAGAGATTAGGGTACAATTTGTCTAGTTCCATATTAGTTATAAGTATTTTTCGGGTTACTTTCTTGTTTCCTTATTCTTCTATTTTAgtattacttcttttttttattatcgtattatttgttgttgctactTGTTGTTTTTAGGATGACTTCTTCGCTACTATATTTACTTTAcattcttgattttcttatatACTTTATTTGAGCCAATGGTTATTAGAAATAGTCTCTCTATCTTCATATAGAAGTAAGATTATGCACACGATATTACCCTTCTCAAATTTCAAGTAAATATATTATTGCTCAATAAGTAGGTACATTGTATACTTTTGAAGCATAAAATTCATGTATAGTGTCACACAACTATTCTTCTTATTATATTACGTTAAAATAAATACTCTATAAACTGCTACAATGCAACTTTTTTAGAGACGAATTtcgtatatataaaaataaatactgtACACGTTATCATGTATGTTCACCTTCATGTGCGTTGTGCACCTTAATGGcgtatttatattttcaaatactcATTATGATTATATAACACTTTCTCGTAATTTATTTACCCATCAACATGAATGAGTGGTGAATAGTTCAAATttcttataattaataaatcaaaagtttgaaaacatgaattttaatTCAATCAAACTCTAATATAGATATCAAACAacgagttaaaaaaaaaaaaagaacttgttACCCATAATTAGCTCGCTTACACCAAGAGCCACTTTGACCTTTCATGGAGTTTTAGGTGTTGCTTAGGATAAACTTCCCAACTATATCAATCGAATTTTGTTGAATGGTAAAtactattttcatatttgagtgAGATTTTTTATTCGAACCTCTCAAAATACGAAGTCatcaaccacaaaaataaaGCATCTACCAGCACAAACATTCATGCATCGTATAAACATGCATTTGCAATAATTAAATGTCATGTACTTAGTTGACTatagatataacaaaataaataaatacttaataaataataatttattttttaatatgctaaaaatgaaaagttttattttagaaatactgaacaaataaaaatgattcgagaaatatataatgaaactattcgacattttaaaaaatgatgcaTTATTGAGGATTTTATTTtccaattattttcaataataataagtttttccaagtaaaaaaacattaaaaaaaaaaaacttcaagtGCCATAGTGATTTGGAAAAGTATTGAAGGAAAGGCCCATCACCGGAACAGCAAAAGAAGTCTCCAATAGTAAACGCTGCTGAAACGAATCCAATGCTCCGCCATTTTCCATTATATCCTTCACCGCAGATTGATAAtattctctcatttttttcagcAAACACGTGTACTGCACCTTCAGCCACCGCAATTTCACTCGCCGGAAAAGCTTCGCGACGGAGAATCGCCGGCGATTGTTGATATTCTTCCCGCCTCCTAGCCGGACCGTCGGCAACTTCTTCTTCCGCAACGAAAATTTCCGGCGAGCTTGTGGTTCCCTTCGGGATACGGTGGTTGGATGCGCTTTTTCGACGATATTAGCAGGATTTGAAGCCATGAATTTTGAGATTTGAGGAATGAATCGGAGAGAAGAGAGTTAATTTGAGGATCGATGAGGTGCAAATAATGAGCATGTGCTTTCCGCTTAAATTAAGGTTCACATCTTCTGCATTttcattagttttattttattacacctaatataaattaaaataaggattATAATTGTGTATATATTGATCTTCTAACAGATACTAAGGACAAATTTGTAGTACCATCGTTCTTGGGACGTGaattttgattataatttaataatttaaaatagattTCATCAATTGatagtatttcttttttattaaaataattaaaaaagatatacattttttagaatgttagtcaaaattaaTGTGCtataatttgaataaatataatataataaaagaatatgctaaataaaaaaatgtagaaaTTTCATGGACAGCTAACACTTTGATGATTATTTAAGGCACAATtcataaattatgatatttaatttagtttcaattgatatttatgcgctatgattttaaatttgcataaagttgacatttaaatttgtataaaattgaataagtgGACATACACATCTTATGTGGCATAATACACATAAGACACCATGTAAGAAATAAAGTAGAATGCCACGTAGGTTGAATgtgtctacttattcaattGTATATAAGTTTATGTTGTTTGTGTACGTTCAAAGTTGAAGAACATAATTGTTAACTGAAAGTCAAGTTTAATAACGCACTTATGTATTGTATCATTACGTAACAAGCTAAACTGGGATATGATTTTAGATTATGAGAAATGATTTAGTTTGGagaataagtaattaatattgAGGCATGTGGGCAAAACACAAAAGTATATACATGtatgattttcttttgatacactaaaataaaagttaaaatatacttttagaATAATGGACAAGTACAAAATAAATGGAGAGAGTGATTAACAATActatactatatatattttcttttgatacactaaaaatgacaaataaaagcaaaaatatattttagaatagTGGACGAATAAAAGTGAACGAAAATAGTAACTAACAAtactatacaatattttttttcttttaaatatatttttaacatagtgaacaaataaaaaaagaactaatgaaaaataatatacaatatGTACAAATATATAGACctagttattattataaaaattcataaacaataaatcataCTTCTATCTTTGATAATCGTACTCTGATCCTATTGGTAACCTAGCAACAAAAACCAATAACAatattatataatcaattttaattatattgataatgtaatcatttttatattaatgatcataataatacatgtaacttaaaaaaatataagtattaaATGTCTAACCATTTTATACTTCCACATAAGAAGACAGTATCCtcaataaagatattttttgtgTACTTAgctaagaaataaaaaaataaacaaacaagtcTCCACATGATCagaaataaatcaataatttcaGTCTCTCACACATATGATTCATAATTTGGGTGttcaaaatcttcaaataaGACGTAGAAATGTTAATCGAAATTAATTAGTGTCAGAATGTGTTATTAATCATGTGttttattatagtattttttattgaataatttatctatttaattcaataaagagttaaattaaataagtcATTTTGTTATACATGTGCCTAAAACTTATACAGTAGGTAATTTGGTGTATAGAATTTAAGCTAATATATAagattaattatcattttaatttattaaaaaatgagaTTTTGAGATGGACCAATATATCGATAAATTGgactataattatatatattgatgaaataataagttagttaaTTGAATTCATGTCCCAATATAGAGATTggtgatacaatttttttttatgaaaaacttaaaagttttcatGAGCAAACTCGACCGGTcaatttatgaatattatttaaaaaaaaattagtcgtTGAATTAAATTcatcagtaatttaatttattcatgagttatttaatttattaattagtatttgtCTTAATATGAAGAATTATGTAGGTGTTTAATggagaattttaaaatataatggaGGACTGCAATTACGAATCTtagtataataatttataatttattatgataaaaatagttcaaattaatttttaaaataataggaAGCCtagtaattaattatgtgatttCTACAATCCATATTTAACCAGAATTTGAAATCCTATTTCGAAAGTAAAAAGGAGAAAGTGGTTTTAGTTTCAACTTTGGACCGGATAAAGATCCCTATAAATAAACCCTTCTCATAACACAAAAAATCATTCAGTTTTCTATTCGACACGTATCTACCCAAGTATTGGAAAAGTTTGACTGTAAATTTGAGTATTTGACTTACTTCTAGATATCTACTCACGCATTAAGAAGAGGTATTTCTTGAGTTAAAAagtatttcttgagttaattttcagCATAAATACTAAAGTTTTGAAATACTTTTTGCGAAAggctaattttttaatttttttaggggTATTGTTCTTAAGTcgaacttttttattttgtccGTATTCTTAGTTAAAATTACCACTTCATTCGATAGTTACAAAATAATTCCTAGGACTAATTAGCCATCTTCTTTTGGCCCGTTAGGCCATTCAAGCTAGAACTTTGATTTAAAGTTTGTGTTTGTTTCTGATATTAAACAATAATTTaactaaaagaattaatttcaaatcctaaattattttaaaaa
Proteins encoded in this window:
- the LOC107021691 gene encoding serine/threonine-protein kinase RIPK-like — its product is MVTCGIDWKSVLPNCFKGNNVRSEAKVMENSKQMNSDHHRLAFSDISTDSRSVLISLDDLSSNAVIGSNLHVFTYEELKLITSDFSSANFLGKGGFGPVHKGFIDDKIKPGLDAQPVAVKLLDLDGNQGHQEWLTEVVFLGQLRHHHLVKLIGYCWEEEQRLLVYEYMARGNLEDQLFSRYSSCLPWLNRIKIMVGAAKGLAFLHGEEKPVIYRDFKASNILLDSDYRAKLSDFGLAKDGPEGDDTHVSTRVMGTHGYAAPEYIMTGHLTSKSDVYSFGVVLLELITGRRAMDKKRPLKERILVDWARPMLRDPHKLDRIMDPRLEGQYSTQGAKKVAALAYQCLSHQPRSRPTMSNIVKILEPVLDMKDIPMGPFVYVVPSSKPDKGTEIGELKTKVNDENKADVRENEVDNAGESREDGNAKQRRVGHRYKHRLKTDASVYSDTHLYHKTVKHERTNKLNSC
- the LOC107022886 gene encoding uncharacterized protein LOC107022886, whose translation is MASNPANIVEKAHPTTVSRREPQARRKFSLRKKKLPTVRLGGGKNINNRRRFSVAKLFRRVKLRWLKVQYTCLLKKMREYYQSAVKDIMENGGALDSFQQRLLLETSFAVPVMGLSFNTFPNHYGT